Proteins encoded in a region of the Hirundo rustica isolate bHirRus1 chromosome 10, bHirRus1.pri.v3, whole genome shotgun sequence genome:
- the GPR148 gene encoding probable G-protein coupled receptor 148 encodes MDFPGCAAQRRANRTVIHLRETEFNSSSNLDDRTLFLLLEEWSLTPSGTSMKMFLISPVVCLMAGVLIIPTILFVIFSQFKIRQETRYMLLGNALLSDLVYLLFYTLSAALNAAHLHLPKEACVLLLFLLAVAYCGGLFTAVAIVLDTCIAVLFPLHYNAILPPSRTKKIIVLLWMCSGAFPGIFFLLLWTTHSFVPCVLETCSVPVILILALNGTGAVKLCFWLSTTVIILCLSVIFCCYAILYFKTKHSGIWESICSRASVTFFMHSTVLFLYFFPLLALFVESFLFINVVIRLQTGILVSLTVCNVLMILPKVLFPFLYGLRYREISASLKSIVRRKQLCLVSPAPPPSRGSTEQSQHRSCPHLVIVQD; translated from the coding sequence ATGGacttccctggctgtgctgcacaaAGGAGAGCAAATAGAACTGTGATCCACCTCAGGGAGACAGAGTTCAACAGTTCCTCAAATTTGGATGACAGAACTTTGTTCCTTTTGCTGGAGGAATGGTCTCTCACCCCATCAGGCACAAGCATGAAGATGTTTTTAATCTCTCCAGTTGTCTGCCTCATGGCAGGTGTCCTCATCATCCCTACCATCTTATTTGTGATCTTCTCTCAGTTCAAAATCCGCCAGGAAACAAGGTACATGCTGCTGGGAAACGCTCTGCTTTCTGATCTGGTCTACCTGCTGTTCTACACCCTGTCAGCTGCTCTCAATGCAGCACATCTACACCTCCCAAAGGAAGCTTGTGTCCTCCTCTTATTTTTGCTGGCAGTGGCTTACTGTGGAGGGCTGTTCACAGCTGTTGCAATAGTCTTGGACACGTGCATcgctgttttgtttcctttgcacTACAATGCTATTTTGCCTCCTTCACGAACTAAAAAAATCATAGTATTGCTGTGGATGTGCTCCGGAGCTTTccctgggattttctttttgctgctatGGACTACCCACAGCTTTGTGCCATGTGTCCTGGAAACATGCTCGGTTCCAGTAATACTAATATTAGCTCTCAATGGGACTGGTGCTGTGAAACTCTGTTTCTGGCTTTCTACCACAGTTATCATTCTCTGCCTGTCTGTAATATTTTGTTGCTATGctattctgtattttaaaaccaaacacTCGGGAATATGGGAGAGCATCTGCTCCAGAGCCAGTGTAACATTCTTCATGCACAGCACCGTGttatttctttacttctttcCACTCTTGGCCCTTTTTGTAGAATCATTCTTGTTCATTAATGTTGTCATCAGACTGCAGACAGGAATCTTGGTCTCCCTGACAGTCTGCAACGTCCTCATGATTCTTCCTAaagttttgttcccttttctgTACGGGCTTCGATACAGAGAGATCTCAGCCTCCCTCAAATCCATTGTCAGGAGGAAGCAGCTTTGCCTGGTGTCACCCGCGCCACCACCATCCcgaggcagcacagagcagtcaCAGCACAGGAGCTGTCCTCACCTTGTTATTGTGCAAGACTGA
- the AMER3 gene encoding APC membrane recruitment protein 3 has translation MELKRGKTFIKSSVQHEKVPPVHPAATNKDEMGKEKKAALEGNQSVAEVQLACLATHKNYRFSARAARNGAGGHNLEKSSGSSYKLVRKSKTHDCVAEAEKTEHCSPSSRASEEGFFGKGKGRLVNSISFSGVSSSSSKKECVVSPNQSACSSQMIDYRNFVPQMPFVPAVAKTIPRKRISLKRSKKGLRDIFHIRKNKPDSLSFLVEKDKNLSGRLAKYLFKTGETCAADCLSQDCSDNELQSDSSYDYCNALCEDVASLKSFDSLTGCGEIFADESSAHLELENSKELLLRRSKHKDSSGMGSFQGGVEQLASPGQNETVEFAKFWDNINKSVRLHQSALFEKKLLKIPGSDTEKDGSQAAVPVTDPQVSPDKEGDNSKDSSTETETPKSENQESTSTSDEGYYDSFSPGQDDELKEAQTPGVPGRFPRDSYSGDALYELFYDPNEVKVNPILDDDLCASESVSEQAIEIPLSIYSFHVGAEENMASQPTLDIISQGFFHSTWKGKECLLKLCDTELSLTMGIINWLRKHSGLISSPDSLQSPQSQPEKSKDSLILPSHSPEQKGSTEAQQETPGKGDSNTFNICVPLEESKQATQASSVNIAGRDHSLASCLSTSDLDFQGREGSHHKDLPTLPGTVETTRSSSYALQLQANRDNLPTSSNENEKMAISLGCETSRDKNPLPEKLNRESGFQSSENPSLDDNHEVESCYSYKTAATSLRDPLEREDRNKPMYHSLSISCDKPLHPLTLSHFQSYMSPTPTESSTNIVQLLEHCVTQVASLKISYENKHLEDKYIGNEINSIIHKMSQYKNKLLLQNECSCIAQIPEYPSIPSTNQYNYETSFQSSSLYHLKQNGEQIFSEDQKSRAKILDEVTESKINLEYAQLNNQALSYLKDFGLSPCDSGPETSLSRPTFLPLFNSVCPDIAGTFSQGSHSTAVCLSDSLQPEEAKQCSPGPWNCAESPCHGLAAGTALSPLLEAVAQDTAVTARNHQ, from the coding sequence ATGGAGCTCAAGAGAGGAAAGACCTTCATAAAATCCAGTGTGCAACATGAGAAAGTGCCACCAGTGCATCCAGCTGCAACCAACAAAGATGAGatgggcaaagaaaaaaaggcagctctggagggaAACCAAAGTGTGGCCGAAGTCCAGCTGGCTTGTTTGGCCACACACAAGAACTACAGATTTTCTGCCAGAGCAGCAAGGAATGGAGCTGGTGGTCACAACCTGGAAAAATCATCTGGCTCCTCCTACAAGCTTGTAAGGAAGAGTAAAACGCATGACTGCGTTGCTGAGGCAGAAAAAACCGagcactgcagccccagcagcagggcttcTGAGGAGGGCTTTTTTGGAAAGGGCAAGGGCCGACTTGTCAATAGTATCAGCTTTTCAGGGGTGTCCAGCTCCAGCAGTAAGAAGGAGTGTGTGGTCAGCCCCAACCAGTCTGCGTGCAGCAGTCAGATGATTGATTACAGGAACTTTGTGCCACAGATGCCTTTTGTACCAGCTGTCGCAAAAACCATTCCCAGGAAGAGGATTTCCCTCAAGAGATCTAAGAAAGGGCTCAGAGATATATTtcatataagaaaaaataaaccagacaGCCTCTCATTTCTGGTGGAGAAGGACAAGAACCTGTCTGGACGTCTTGCAAAGTATCTTTTCAAAACTGGAGAAACCTGTGCAGCTGATTGCTTGTCACAGGACTGCTCAGACAATGAACTGCAGTCTGACTCCTCCTATGACTACTGCAATGCCCTGTGTGAAGATGTTGCTTCCCTGAAGAGCTTTGACTCCCTCACTGGCTGTGGGGAAATCTTTGCTGATGAGAGCTCTGCTCACCTGGAGCTGGAGAACAGCAAAGAACTTCTGCTGAGGCGAAGCAAGCACAAAGACAGCTCTGGCATGGGCTCCTTCCAAGGTGGGGTGGAGCAGCTGGCCTCCCCTGGCCAGAATGAGACAGTGGAATTTGCAAAGTTTTGGGACAACATCAACAAATCAGTAAGGCTGCATCAGAGTGCTCTGTTTGAAAAGAAGTTACTGAAGATACCTGGTTCTGACACAGAAAAGGATGGAAGTCAGGCTGCTGTACCAGTCACAGACCCCCAGGTGTCACCTGATAAAGAAGGTGACAATTCCAAAGACAGctccacagaaacagaaacaccGAAAAGTGAAAACCAGGAATCCACATCCACCAGTGATGAAGGCTACTATGATTCTTTCTCTCCTGGACAAGATGATGAACTGAAGGAAGCTCAGACCCCTGGTGTCCCAGGTAGATTTCCAAGAGACAGTTACAGTGGAGATGCCCTTTATGAGCTCTTCTATGACCCAAATGAAGTCAAAGTAAACCCTATCCTTGATGATGACTTGTGTGCCTCTGAAAGTGTTTCAGAGCAAGCCATTGAAATCCCTTTGTCTATTTACAGCTTTCATGTTGGAGCTGAGGAGAACATGGCTTCCCAACCAACTCTAGACATCATTAGCCAGGGTTTCTTCCACAGCACATGGAAAGGCAAAGAATGTTTGCTAAAGCTCTGTGATACTGAGCTTTCCTTGACCATGGGGATAATAAACTGGCTACGAAAACACTCAGGACTCATCTCCTCCCCTGACTCTCTTCAGAGTCCTCAATCACAGCCAGAAAAGTCTAAAGATTCATTGATCCTGCCCAGTCACAGTCCAGAGCAGAAAGGGAGCACAGAAGCTCAGCAGGAGACACCAGGCAAGGGTGACTCTAATACATTTAACATATGTGTGCCTTTGGAGGAAAGCAAACAGGCAACCCAGGCCTCTTCAGTAAACATTGCTGGAAGAGACCACAGCCTGGCCTCCTGCCTGAGCACATCTGATCTGGATTTCCAAGGAAGAGAAGGGAGTCACCACAAGGACTTACCTACATTACCTGGGACTGTGGAAACCACCAGATCATCAAGTTATGCACTACAACTGCAGGCTAACAGAGACAATCTACCGACATCTTCAAATGAGAATGAGAAGATGGCAATTTCTCTGGGATGTGAGACATCCAGAGATAAAAATCCACTGCCAGAAAAGCTGAACAGAGAGAGTGGCTTCCAGAGCTCTGAAAATCCTTCATTAGATGATAATCACGAAGTAGAATCATGTTATTCCTACAAGACTGCTGCGACCTCACTCCGAGATCCCCTTGAGAGGGAAGACAGAAATAAACCAATGTATCACTCTCTCTCTATTTCCTGTGACAAACCACTGCATCCTCTAACCCTCAGTCACTTCCAGAGCTACATGAGTCCCACACCAACAGAGAGCAGCACTAACATAGTGCAGCTCTTAGAGCACTGTGTAACACAGGTGGCATCATTAAAAATCAGCTATGAAAACAAGCACCTGGAAGACAAATACATCGGGAATGAAATTAACAGTATCATTCATAAGATGTCTCAGTATAAAAACAAGTTATTGTTGCAAAATGAATGCAGCTGCATTGCTCAAATTCCAGAATATCCCAGCATTCCTAGCACAAACCAGTACAACTATGAGACAAGTTTCCAGTCTAGCAGCCTGTATCATTTGAAACAAAATGGGGAGCAAATTTTCTCTGAAGatcagaaaagcagagcaaaaatcCTAGATGAGGTTACTGAAAGCAAGATAAATCTTGAATATGCCCAGCTGAATAATCAAGCACTTTCCTATTTAAAGGACTTTGGTCTCAGTCCATGTGACTCTGGCCCTGAGACATCTCTTAGTAGACCAACATTTTTACCTCTGTTTAACTCTGTCTGCCCAGACATAGCTGGTACCTTCTCACAGGGCTCACACAGCAcggctgtctgtctgtctgacTCGCTGCAGCCTGAAGAGGCCAAGCAGTGCAGCCCGGGGCCCTGGAACTGTGCAGAGAGCCCCTGCCatggcctggctgcaggaactgctctgtcccctctcctaGAGGCAGTGGCCCAGGATacagcagtgacagccaggAACCACCAGTGA